A single window of Taeniopygia guttata chromosome 1, bTaeGut7.mat, whole genome shotgun sequence DNA harbors:
- the NR0B1 gene encoding nuclear receptor subfamily 0 group B member 1: protein MACRCCAEGRRHGSILYSILRSEERALSPARPAPRGCPCGSRRRVALRSPQVACKAASAVLVKTLRFVQNVPCFQELPLEEQLLLVRSCWAPLLLLGLAQERVHLETVESAEPSMLQRILTARQQGEQPPPPAPGRPQHGPHLPSVGDIQAIKGFLAKCWSLDISTKEYAYLKGTVLFNPDLPGLQCTQYIEGLQREAQQALNEHVRLIHRGDEARFAKLNVVLSLLRSINANVVAELFFRPIIGAVNMDDMLLEMLCAKL from the exons ATGGCGTGCCGCTGCTGCGCGGAGGGCCGGCGGCACGGCAGCATCCTCTACAGCATCCTGCGCAGCGAGGAGCGGGCGCTGTCGCCCGCCAGACCGgcgccccggggctgcccgtGCGGGTCGCGGCGGCGGGTGGCCCTGCGGAGCCCGCAGGTGGCTTGCAAGGCGGCCTCGGCCGTGCTGGTGAAGACGCTGCGCTTCGTGCAGAACGTGCCCTGCTTCCAGGAGCTGCcgctggaggagcagctgctgctggtccgCAGCTGCTGGGCgcccttgctgctgctggggctggcgcAGGAGCGGGTGCACCTGGAGACGGTGGAGAGCGCGGAGCCCAGCATGCTGCAGCGCATCCTCACCGCCCGGCAGCAGGGCGAGCAGCCCCCGCCGCCGGCACCGGGCCGGCCGCAGCACGGCCCGCACCTGCCCTCGGTCGGCGACATCCAGGCTATCAAGGGCTTCCTGGCCAAGTGCTGGAGCCTGGACATCAGCACCAAAGAGTACGCTTACCTCAAGGGGACGGTGCTCTTCAACCCGG atcTACCTGGACTGCAGTGTACTCAGTACATTGAAGGACTGCAGAGGGAAGCACAACAAGCTCTAAATGAACATGTCAGACTCATTCACAGAGGTGATGAAGCCAGATTTGCCAAGCTGAATGTTGTTCTCTCCTTGTTAAGATCTATTAATGCTAATGTGGTTGCTGAATTATTCTTCAGGCCCATCATTGGAGCAGTGAACATGGATGACATGCTTTTGGAAATGCTTTGtgcaaaattataa